Within the Nocardioides aurantiacus genome, the region AAGGTCAGCCGGACCGGCGAGATCCTCTCGGTCCCCGTCGGCGACAACTTCCTGGGCCGCGTGGTGGACCCGCTCGGCAAGCCCATCGACGGCCTCGGCGAGATCGAGACCACCGACCGGCGTGCGCTCGAGCTGCAGGCCCCCGGCGTGATGGCCCGCAAGTCGGTCCACGAGCCGCTGGCCACCGGCATCAAGGCGATCGACGCCCTGACCCCGATCGGCCGCGGTCAGCGCCAGCTCATCATCGGCGACCGCTCGACGGGCAAGACGACGATCGCGATCGACACGATCATCAACCAGAAGCAGAACTGGGACTCCGGTGACCCGGACAAGCAGGTCCGCTGCATCTACGTCGCGATCGGCCAGAAGGGCTCGACCATCGCCTCGGTGCGTGGCGCCCTCGAGGAGTCCGGCGCGCTGGAGTACACCACCATCGTGGCCGCTCCCGCCTCCGACTCCGCCGGCTTCAAGTACCTCGCCCCCTACACCGGCTCGGCCATCGGCCAGCACTGGATGTACGACGGCAAGCACGTCCTGATCATCTTCGACGACCTGAGCAAGCAGGCCGACGCCTACCGCGCCGTGTCGCTGCTGCTGCGCCGCCCGCCGGGCCGCGAGGCGTTCCCCGGCGACGTGTTCTACCTGCACAGCCGGCTGCTCGAGCGTTGCGCCAAGCTCTCCGACGACCTCGGCCACGGGTCCATGACCGGGCTGCCGATCGTGGAGACCAAGGCCAACGACGTCTCGGCGTTCATCCCGACCAACGTCATCTCGATCACCGACGGGCAGATCTTCCTGCAGTCCGACCTGTTCGCGTCCAACCAGCGCCCCGCCATCGACGTGGGCGTCTCGGTCTCGCGCGTGGGTGGTGCCGCCATGACGAAGGCGATGAAGGCCGTCACCGGCTCGCTCAAGGTCGACCTGGCGCAGTTCCGCGCGATGGAGGCGTTCGCGATGTTCGCCTCCGACCTCGACGCGGCCTCGCGCCAGCAGCTCGACCGTGGTCAGCGCCTGATGGCCCTGCTCAAGCAGCCCGCCTACTCGCCGTACCCGCTGGAGAACATGGTCGTCTCGCTGTGGCTCGGCACCTCGGGCAGCCTGGACCGGGTCCCCACCGAGGACGTGCTCCGCTTCGAGCAGGAGTTCCTCGACTACCTCCACCGCTCGCACGACGGCATCCTCTCGGGCATCCGCGAGAGCCAGAAGTTCGAGGACGAGGACGGCGTGAAGAGCGCCTACGACTCCTTCCTGGACCAGTTCGAGACCTCCGACGGAGGCTCGATCAAGCCCGGCAAGGAAGCCGAGGCCGAGGCCCTGGAGGACGAGGACGTCGAGCAGGAGCAGATCGTCAAGCAGAAGCGGAGCTGATCCACCATGGCTCTCTCGCTGCGTGAGTACCGCGCGCGGATCAAGTCGACCGAGTCGATGAAGAAGATCACGCGTGCCATGGAGCTCATTGCTGCGTCCCGCATCATCAAGGCGCAGCAGCGGGCGCAGGCGGCAGCGCCGTACGCCCGTGAGCTGACGCGGGCGGTCTCGGCCGTCGCGACGTTCTCCAACGTCGACCACCCGCTGACCACGGAGCCCGAGGACCCCAAGCGGGTCGCCGTGCTGATCGTGACCAGCGACCGTGGTCTGGCGGGGGCCTACTCCTCGAGCGTGCTCAAGGAGGCCGAGCGACTGTCCTCCAAGCTGCGCGAGGAGGGCAAGGAGGTCGAGCTCTACGTCTCCGGACGCAAGGGCGAGGGCTACCTGCGGTTCCGCAACCGCCCGGTCGTCAAGACCTGGACCGGTCACTCCGACCAGCCCAGCTACGAGGTGGCCCGCGAGATCGGCGAGGCGCTGATCGGCGCCTTCCTGCACGACCCGGAGAACCCCGAGGAGAGCAAGGCGCTCGAGGGCTCCGAGGGCGTCGACGAGGTGCACGTGGTCTACACGCGCTTCCGGTCGATGCTCGTGCAGGAGCCCACCGCGGTGCGGCTGCTGCCGCTCGAGGTGGTCGAGGGCGAGGAGAAGCCCGCGGAGGCCGACGTGCTGCCGCTCTACGAGTTCGAGCCGTCCCCGGCCGAGGTCCTCGACGGGCTGCTGCCGCGCTACGTCCAGAGCCGGATCTTCTTCGCCCTGCTGCAGGCGGCCGCCTCCGAGCTCGCCGCCCGCCAGAAGGCGATGAAGTCGGCCACGGACAACGCCGACGAGCTGATCAAGAAGTACACCCGAATCGCCAACCAGGCCCGCCAGGCCGGCATTACCCAGGAAATCAGCGAGATCGTCGGTGGCGTCAACGCGCTGGCCGACGCGAACGCCGGGAGTGAGTGAGAGAGCCATGACTGCCACTGTTGATGAGCACAAGACCCAGAAGGACCAGGGCGGGGTGGGCCGCATCGCCCGCGTCACCGGTCCGGTCGTCGACGTCGAGTTCGCCAGCGACGCGATGCCCGAGATGTACAACAAGCTCGAGGTCGAGCTCGACCTGAGCGGCGAGAAGCGGATCCTCTCCATGGAGGTCGCGCTCCACATCGGTGACGGCATGGTCCGCGCCGTCTCGCTGCAGCCCACCGACGGCCTCGTGCGCGGTGCCCAGGTGCGCGACACCGGCAACCCGATCTCGGTGCCGGTCGGCGACGTCACCAAGGGCCACGTCTTCAACGCCCTCGGCGAGTGCCTCAACCTCGAGGAGGGCGAGGAGCTCGACGTCACGGAGCGGTGGGGCATCCACCGCCAGGCCCCGGCGTTCGACCAGCTGGAGTCCAAGACCCAGATGTTCGAGACCGGCATCAAGGTCATCGACCTGCTCACGCCCTACGTCCAGGGCGGCAAGATCGGCCTGTTCGGTGGAGCCGGCGTCGGCAAGACCGTGCTGATCCAGGAGATGATCGCCCGCGTCGCCAAGGACCACGGTGGCGTCTCGGTGTTCGCCGGTGTCGGCGAGCGCACCCGTGAGGGCAACGACCTCATCGTCGAGATGGAGGAGGCCGGCGTCATCGGCCAGACCGCCCTCGTCTTCGGCCAGATGGACGAGCCGCCGGGCACCCGCCTGCGGGTCGCGCTGTCCGCGCTGACGATGGCGGAGTACTTCCGCGACGTGCAGAACCAGGACGTGCTGCTCTTCATCGACAACATCTTCCGGTTCACCCAGGCCGGTTCGGAGGTCTCGACCCTGCTGGGTCGGATGCCCTCCGCCGTGGGCTACCAGCCCAACCTGGCCGACGAGATGGGTCAGCTCCAGGAGCGCATCACCTCCACGCGCGGTCACTCGATCACCTCGATGCAGGCGATCTACGTCCCCGCCGACGACTACACCGACCCGGCGCCGGCCACGACGTTCGCGCACCTCGACGCCACGACCGAGCTGTCCCGCGAGATCGCGTCGCTGGGCATCTACCCGGCCGTGGACCCGCTGACCTCGACCTCGCGGATCCTCGACGCGCAGTACATCGGTCAGGCGCACTACGACTGCGCCATCCGGATCAAGCAGATCCTGCAGCGCAACAAGGAGCTCCAGGACATCATCGCGATCCTCGGCGTCGACGAGCTGTCGGAGGAGGACAAGGTCATCGTCTCGCGGGCCCGTCGCATCCAGCGGTTCCTCTCGCAGAACACCTACGTCGCCAAGCAGTTCACCGGCATCGAGGGCTCGACGGTCCCCGTGGCCGACACGATCGAGGCCTTCAACAAGATCGCCGACGGCGAGTACGACCACGTCGCCGAGCAGGCCTTCTTCATGTGTGGTGGCCTGGACGACGTCGAGAAGAAGTGGGCGGAGATCCAGGGCAAGACCGGGGAGTCCTCGTGACCGACGACGCGATCCGCGTCGAGCTCGTCGCGGCGGACCGCCTGGTGTGGTCCGGCGACGCGACGCGCGTCATCGCCCGCACCACCGAGGGCGACGTCGGCATCCTGCCGCACCACGCGCCGCTGCTCTCGCTGATGGTGGACGGTGTCGTCGACATCCAGACCACCGACGGCGAGACCTGGGTCGCGGCGGTGGACGCGGGCTTCCTCTCGGTCGCCCACAACCGCGTCTCGATCCTGTCCGAGCGCGCGGAGATGTCGCACGAGATCGACCTGGAGCAGGCCCGCAGCGACCTCGAGCGGGCGAAGCAGTCCGGCGAGAACGAGGACGACGCGCAGGCCGAGGTACGCCGCCTCGAGGCCCGGATCCGGGCCGTGGAGCAGGCGTCCTGACCAGGTAGCCAGCACGCACGCGACGAGGGGTCGCCCCGGGAGACCGGGGCGGCCCCTCGTCGTTTCCCGCCGTCTCCTACGCTGAGCGCCACAACCGACGGCGGCGGAACGAGGATCGGATGGCGTGGTGGCTCGTGCTGCTCGACGTCGTCGGCGCACTGCTGCTGCTCGTCCTCGTGCTGGGCGTCGTGCTCGTCGTACGCCGGCGGGTGCTGGCCCGCCACGGCGGCACCTTCGAGCTCAGCGTCCGTGACCCCCGCCAGCCGGCCGGCCGGGGCTGGGCGCTCGGCCTGGGCCGCTACCGCGACGACCACCTCGAGTGGTTCCGCATCTTCTCGCCGCTGCCGCGGCCGCGCCGCACGTGGGGCCGCAACGACCTGACGTTGGAGTCCCAGCGTGCGACCGACGAGGAGGAGGGCTACGCCCTCTACTCCGGCCACCTCGTCGTGCACTGCTCCACCCCGGCGGGGGAGGTGGAGCTCGCGATGAGCCCGCAGTCGCTCACCGGCCTGCAGTCCTGGCTCGAGGCCGGTCCGCCGGGCTCGCGCCCCTCGCGCTAGCCCTGGTCCGGCGCGGCGCTGCCGCGCTCGACCCCGCGCTCGCCTCCGGGCACCCACAGCACGTCGCCCAGGTCGCGGTTGGCGTGGCGGGCGAGGATGAACAGCAGGTCCGAGAGCCGGTTGAGGTAGCGGATCGCCAGGACGTTCATCGAGTCGGCGTGGTGCTCCCACGCCGCCCAGGCGGAGCGCTCCGCCCGGCGGCACACGGTCCGCGCGACGTGGAGGTGGGCCGCCCCCGGCGTACCCCCGTTGAGGATGAAGGACCGCAGCTTGGGCAGGTGCTCGTTGTACTCGTCGCACCACGCCTCGAGGCGGTCGACGTAGTCGGGCTCGATGCGCAGCGGGGGGTACTCCGGGTCCGGCACGACCGGCGTGCAGAAGTCGGCGCCGACGTCGAACAGGTCGTTCTGCACGTGGGTCAGGACGCGCACGACGTCCTCCTCGAGACCGCCCGCGCTCAGCGCGACACCGAGGTGGGCGTTGGCCTCGTCGACGTCGGCGTAGGCCTGCAGCCGGGCGTCGGTCTTGCTCGTCTCGCTCATGTCCCCCAGTCGCGTGCTGCCGTCGTCCCCGGTCCGGGTGTAGATGCGCGTGAGGTTCACCATGGGGCCCACCCTAGAGAGGGGCGGTGACCGCCCGCTCCGTTAGCCTCCCGGTATGGGGAGCTTCCGGGTCGTGTCCGAGGGTCCCTTCACCCGACCCCTGGCCGGTGCGGTCGAGGTCGGGGGCGCCAAGAACTCCGCGCTCAAGCTGCTCGCCGCGACCCTGCTCGCGCCCGGCCGCTCGGTGGTCCACAACGTCCCGCGCATCCTCGACGTCGCCGTGATGGGCGACCTGCTGGAGCGGCTGGGCTGCACCGTCGAGATCACCTACCCCGAGCCCTCCGACCCCGCCGCCTCGACCGCCGGTCGCGCCGTGGTCGACGTGCCGGAGAAGCTGCAGCCCGAGGCCCCCTACGAGCTCGTACGCCGGCTCCGGGCCTCGATCGCGGTCCTCGGTCCGCTGACCGCCCGGTGCCACCGCGCCAGCGTCGCCCTGCCCGGCGGTGACGCGATCGGCTCGCGCGGTCTCGACATGCACATCCAGGGCCTCGAGGCGCTCGGCGCGTCGGTCCGCATCGAGCACGGCCAGGTCGTCGCCGAGGTGGCCGGTCGCCGGCTCGTCGGCGCCGAGATCGCGCTGGACTTCCCCTCGGTCGGGGCCACCGAGAACCTGCTGATGGCCGCGGTGCTGGCGCAGGGCCGCACCGTGATCGACAACGTCGCCCGCGAGCCCGAGATCGTCGACCTGTGCCGGATGCTCCAGGCGATGGGGGCACGCATCGACGGGGTCGGCAGCCCGACGCTCGAGGTGGAGGGCGTGGACCGGCTCGCGCCGGTGGAGCACCGCACCGTCACCGACCGGATCGTCACCGGCACCTGGGTCTTCGCGACGGCGATCGCCGGCGGGGAGCTGCACGTCGGCGCCGGCGTGGCCGAGCACCTCGACCTCGTGCTCGACAAGCTGGTGGCCGCCGGGTTGGAGCTCGACGTCGACCCGGACGGGTTCACGGTCCGCTGCGAGCGCCGGCTGCGGGCCTTCGACGTGGTGACGCTGCCCTACCCGGGGTTCCCCACCGACCTGCAGCCGTTCGCGATGGCCCTGGCCGCGGTCTCCGAGGGCACCGCGATGATCACCGAGAACGTCTTCGAGGCGCGCTTCATGTTCGCCCAGGAGCTGGCCCGGCTCGGGGCGGACCTGCGCACCGACGGCCACCACGCCGTGGTCCGGGGCACGCCGCTGCTCTCGGGCGCCCCCGTGGAGGCGCACGACATCCGCGCCGGCGCGGCGCTGGTGCTCGCCGGCCTGGCCTCGCAGGGCACCACCCTGGTGGCCGAGGGCCACCACGTCGACCGCGGCTACCCGCGGTTCGCCGAGACGCTGGCCGCGGTCGGCGCCGACGTCAGCCGCGTCGACGACTGAGGTCGGGCGGATCCCCGCCAGCCGGGCCTCCCGGGCGCGTCACGGAACCCCCGAGGTGTGTCGGGCGTCGAGGATGGGCAGGGGTAGGCAGGGGGTGGTGCTCGTGGAGCACTCCACGAACGGGAGCACGATCGTGCTGGGCGGCACGCTCGACGTGCGCTGCACGGCCACGCTGCGCGCCCTGGTGTACGACGCCCTGGCGGAGGGCCACGGCACGGTGGTCGTCGACCTCGGCGGCGTCGACTCGGTCGACCTGACCACGCTCAAGCTGCTGGCGGTGGCCAGCCGGAGCGCGCAGCGCCAGGGGCGCCGGGTGGTGCTGCGGGGCTGCACGAGCGGCGTACGACGGCTGCTGCACCTCTCGCACCTGCGGGGGCTGCTGGCCGTGGAGCCGGCGCACCGCTCCGACACCTCGGTCCGAGGCGTGTGAGATGTCCCGCGTGTGACGCAGTGCACATCCCTTACCCGGCGGTAGCCATCGGGCCTAACCTCAGCCCCATGAGCCAGACGCCGCCTCCGCCGTCCCCCCGGCCCGAGAAGGACCGCCCCTGGGTGATGCGGACCTACGCCGGCCACAGCTCGGCCGCGGAGTCCAACAAGCTCTACCGCAACAACCTCTCCAAGGGGCAGACCGGCCTCTCGGTGGCCTTCGACCTCCCGACGCAGACCGGCTACGACCCCGACAGCCCGCTGGCCCGCGGCGAGGTCGGCAAGGTCGGCGTGCCGGTGCCGCACCTCGGTGAGATGCGACGGCTGTTCGAGGACATCCCGCTGACCGGGATGAACACCTCGATGACCATCAACGCCACCGCGATGTGGCTGCTCGCGCTCTACCAGGTGGTCGCCGAGGAGCAGAACCCCGATCTCGACCCGACCGAGGTCGCGGCGCAGCTCGCGGGCACCACCCAGAACGACATCATCAAGGAGTACCTCTCCCGCGGGACCTACGTGTTCCCGCCCGAGCACTCGCTGCGGCTGATCGCCGACGTCATCGCCTACACCGTCCACGAGATCCCGAAGTGGAACCCGATCAACATCTGCAGCTACCACCTGCAGGAGGCCGGGGCGACGCCGACGCAGGAGCTGGCCTACGCGTTGTGCACCGCCATCGCCG harbors:
- a CDS encoding STAS domain-containing protein; amino-acid sequence: MEHSTNGSTIVLGGTLDVRCTATLRALVYDALAEGHGTVVVDLGGVDSVDLTTLKLLAVASRSAQRQGRRVVLRGCTSGVRRLLHLSHLRGLLAVEPAHRSDTSVRGV
- a CDS encoding F0F1 ATP synthase subunit epsilon, with product MTDDAIRVELVAADRLVWSGDATRVIARTTEGDVGILPHHAPLLSLMVDGVVDIQTTDGETWVAAVDAGFLSVAHNRVSILSERAEMSHEIDLEQARSDLERAKQSGENEDDAQAEVRRLEARIRAVEQAS
- the murA gene encoding UDP-N-acetylglucosamine 1-carboxyvinyltransferase; this translates as MGSFRVVSEGPFTRPLAGAVEVGGAKNSALKLLAATLLAPGRSVVHNVPRILDVAVMGDLLERLGCTVEITYPEPSDPAASTAGRAVVDVPEKLQPEAPYELVRRLRASIAVLGPLTARCHRASVALPGGDAIGSRGLDMHIQGLEALGASVRIEHGQVVAEVAGRRLVGAEIALDFPSVGATENLLMAAVLAQGRTVIDNVAREPEIVDLCRMLQAMGARIDGVGSPTLEVEGVDRLAPVEHRTVTDRIVTGTWVFATAIAGGELHVGAGVAEHLDLVLDKLVAAGLELDVDPDGFTVRCERRLRAFDVVTLPYPGFPTDLQPFAMALAAVSEGTAMITENVFEARFMFAQELARLGADLRTDGHHAVVRGTPLLSGAPVEAHDIRAGAALVLAGLASQGTTLVAEGHHVDRGYPRFAETLAAVGADVSRVDD
- a CDS encoding cob(I)yrinic acid a,c-diamide adenosyltransferase gives rise to the protein MVNLTRIYTRTGDDGSTRLGDMSETSKTDARLQAYADVDEANAHLGVALSAGGLEEDVVRVLTHVQNDLFDVGADFCTPVVPDPEYPPLRIEPDYVDRLEAWCDEYNEHLPKLRSFILNGGTPGAAHLHVARTVCRRAERSAWAAWEHHADSMNVLAIRYLNRLSDLLFILARHANRDLGDVLWVPGGERGVERGSAAPDQG
- a CDS encoding DUF2550 domain-containing protein, giving the protein MAWWLVLLDVVGALLLLVLVLGVVLVVRRRVLARHGGTFELSVRDPRQPAGRGWALGLGRYRDDHLEWFRIFSPLPRPRRTWGRNDLTLESQRATDEEEGYALYSGHLVVHCSTPAGEVELAMSPQSLTGLQSWLEAGPPGSRPSR
- the atpD gene encoding F0F1 ATP synthase subunit beta, with protein sequence MSERAMTATVDEHKTQKDQGGVGRIARVTGPVVDVEFASDAMPEMYNKLEVELDLSGEKRILSMEVALHIGDGMVRAVSLQPTDGLVRGAQVRDTGNPISVPVGDVTKGHVFNALGECLNLEEGEELDVTERWGIHRQAPAFDQLESKTQMFETGIKVIDLLTPYVQGGKIGLFGGAGVGKTVLIQEMIARVAKDHGGVSVFAGVGERTREGNDLIVEMEEAGVIGQTALVFGQMDEPPGTRLRVALSALTMAEYFRDVQNQDVLLFIDNIFRFTQAGSEVSTLLGRMPSAVGYQPNLADEMGQLQERITSTRGHSITSMQAIYVPADDYTDPAPATTFAHLDATTELSREIASLGIYPAVDPLTSTSRILDAQYIGQAHYDCAIRIKQILQRNKELQDIIAILGVDELSEEDKVIVSRARRIQRFLSQNTYVAKQFTGIEGSTVPVADTIEAFNKIADGEYDHVAEQAFFMCGGLDDVEKKWAEIQGKTGESS
- the atpA gene encoding F0F1 ATP synthase subunit alpha; this translates as MTDLSIRPEEIRDALQRFVSDYQPEAASKEEVGIVAEAGDGIARVSGLPSCMANELLEFENGTLGLALNLDTREIGVVILGEFDGIEEGQKVSRTGEILSVPVGDNFLGRVVDPLGKPIDGLGEIETTDRRALELQAPGVMARKSVHEPLATGIKAIDALTPIGRGQRQLIIGDRSTGKTTIAIDTIINQKQNWDSGDPDKQVRCIYVAIGQKGSTIASVRGALEESGALEYTTIVAAPASDSAGFKYLAPYTGSAIGQHWMYDGKHVLIIFDDLSKQADAYRAVSLLLRRPPGREAFPGDVFYLHSRLLERCAKLSDDLGHGSMTGLPIVETKANDVSAFIPTNVISITDGQIFLQSDLFASNQRPAIDVGVSVSRVGGAAMTKAMKAVTGSLKVDLAQFRAMEAFAMFASDLDAASRQQLDRGQRLMALLKQPAYSPYPLENMVVSLWLGTSGSLDRVPTEDVLRFEQEFLDYLHRSHDGILSGIRESQKFEDEDGVKSAYDSFLDQFETSDGGSIKPGKEAEAEALEDEDVEQEQIVKQKRS
- a CDS encoding F0F1 ATP synthase subunit gamma, which codes for MALSLREYRARIKSTESMKKITRAMELIAASRIIKAQQRAQAAAPYARELTRAVSAVATFSNVDHPLTTEPEDPKRVAVLIVTSDRGLAGAYSSSVLKEAERLSSKLREEGKEVELYVSGRKGEGYLRFRNRPVVKTWTGHSDQPSYEVAREIGEALIGAFLHDPENPEESKALEGSEGVDEVHVVYTRFRSMLVQEPTAVRLLPLEVVEGEEKPAEADVLPLYEFEPSPAEVLDGLLPRYVQSRIFFALLQAAASELAARQKAMKSATDNADELIKKYTRIANQARQAGITQEISEIVGGVNALADANAGSE